A stretch of DNA from Hydra vulgaris chromosome 03, alternate assembly HydraT2T_AEP:
gtttcaaaatttagttttatctctGAAAACTGATAACAAAGAAAGAGAAAAATTGAATCTGGAAAGTtggaaaaatgaaaacaaacaaacagaaattaaagcatttaaatACAAGAATGaaatgaaactgaaaaaatggttgttttttttggtttttttaagtttctaaaaaaaattttttatttttctattaaatgaattttgtcATTTCATTTTTCTGTTAAGGTCAATGAAGtcaagtttaaatttgtttttgaattttgtttaaatttttacacttttttatttattagtatgTCAAATAGTGAATACTCAAATAGTGAATATTCATCAGATGGAACTAGTGAATCACAAACGGCAACGTTTATTTATTCGAAACATATGACTGAAGAAAGATCTTATAAAAATCTAACGAAAGAGGAACCGATAGAGGcgtttaaaatgaaaactattaaagtgtcaaaaataaaagatataacaAACCTCACAACTTATACGAACAAGGTTCCAAGTAACAAAGGTAAGATTACAAAGCATGTGGACTTAACATcattcattattaattttttttcaataaaaatcttCCATAAAAGTTAGATATGTTTCGTAGTTATTCTAGGGTTGTCTTGTTTTATTTCATAGTACGGAGTAATTACGGGATAAAATACAATCTTTAACGTCTTTAGAATgataaacttttacaacaacTTATTTTACAAGTTGGTTAAATCATTATCTAATAAACATTTCCTTTTTTATCAAAGATTTACTGCAATACAAATCATTAAAGGTTTGTTGGTTTTAATCATGGGTATTACCTATTTGATcataattgatttaataataaaaatattcgaGCGATACAAAACCGTTTGCTCTCGtgcataaaaaacttttttgttaaaaatttttttgctttaatttttgtttttaacaattatgatttattttcaacattaattttaaagttttaaacgaGTCAATTTAAccttgtttattataatatctTTAGATAAACCATGTAAAAATGGATCCGTCAAATTACCATTTATACAGAAATTGGGAACTACAAGATCTTCAATTCTTAGCAAAAGCTATGAAAATGTAAAACGGCTACCGGCTAAACGGCTACCTAAACCAATGCTGCCTGAAGTAATAGtatcttgaataaaattttgagtaaaaaatgatctcaataataaatttgaaatctgTATAGGGTCGGTAAGAATGTTAAACACTAGACTCCTGACATAAACGGTATTATCAGTTATCGAATTcttaattagaaatttttagttatattaaagtaTTATCTGGTATCTATCTACGTTATTAATACGTGTTAATTAgaacgaattttttttataattgtaatttatataatataatataagaaataaaagctgaattaacttttaaattaattttttttttgttggtttttttttttgcttttaaaatttgttttgctctgaaccattaaaaatataaattacattattaatttttgtaatgtaaatCCTGCACGTTAAggagatttttttgaattttaaatcaGCGTTTCGCCATACTTTAAGGTTaaggatattttttaaaactatttttttaaactgatttttaaaactagaCAAAAGAAATAACTTTTGACATAAAATGATAgcccaaaaataaaattaaaaaaaacaactggtTACTGCAGTAGTCTCAAACAAATAccccaaaaaagtaaaaacaactgGTTACTGCAGTAGTCTCAAACAAATAccccaaaaaagtaaaaacaactgGTTACTGCAGTAGTCTCAAACAAATAccccaaaaaagtaaaaacaactgGTTACTGCAGTAGTCTCAAACAAATAccccaaaaaagtaaaaacaactgGTTACTGCAGTAGTCTCAAACAAATAccccaaaaaagtaaaaacaactgGTTACTGCAGTAGTCTCAAACAAATAccccaaaaaagtaaaaacaactgGTTACTGCAGCAGTCTCAAACAAATAccccaaaaaagtaaaaacaactgGTTACTGCAGTAGTCTCAAACAAATAccccaaaaaagtaaaaacaactgGTTACTGCAGTAGTCTCAAACAAATAccccaaaaaagtaaaaacaactgGTTACTGCAGTAGTCTCAAACAAATAccccaaaaaagtaaaaacaactgGTTACTGCAGTAGTCTCAAACAAATAccccaaaaaagtaaaaacaactgGTTACTGCAGTAGTCTCAAACAAATAccccaaaaaagtaaaaacaactgGTTACTGCAGTAGTCTCAAACAAATAccccaaaaaagtaaaaacaactgGTTACTGCAGTAGTCTCAAACAAATAccccaaaaaagtaaaaacaactgGTTACTGCAGTAGTCTCAAACAAATAccccaaaaaagtaaaaacaactgGTTACTGCAGTAGTCTCAAACAAATAccccaaaaaagtaaaaacaactgGTTACTGCAGTAGTCTCAAACAAATAccccaaaaaagtaaaaacaactgGTTACTGCAGTAGTCTCAAACAAATAccccaaaaaagtaaaaacaactgGTTACTGCAGTAGTCTCAAACAAATAccccaaaaaagtaaaaacaactgGTTACTGCAGTAGTCTCAAACAAATAccccaaaaaagtaaaaacaactgGTTACTGCAGTAGTCTCAAACAAATAccccaaaaaagtaaaaacaactgGTTACTGCAGTAGTCTCAAACAAATAccccaaaaaagtaaaaagtagtaTTTGCGTAACACGACTAATGTTCCCCTCGTATTTTATTCCCCAAAAAACAATGCATTGAGAAAAACTTTTTCCACCtgaaagtttattttagaataaacaTTACGGAGGGTGCATTATTATTAGATTAAGATAcctttatgttgttttttaaacataaattctCGTTATGATAGCTTAATTCTTGTTATGATATAtagaaacttttaattttaattttagcaaaATTCTAAATTTGTATGCCCCTCTTAAGTCTAAAATACTTAGAGGTAATAATAAACCTTTTATAACTGAAGACTTACAAAAAGCAATTATGCTCCGCtctacattatataaaaaattccttAGTGATAAATCTGATATTTCGGCGCTAAtgtacaaaaaacaaagaaataggGTAGTAAAATTAAACAGTGaactaaagaaaatttatttttggcaAATTAACACTCTCTCGATTTCTGATACATCTCTCTGGAAGTTAACTAAACCTTTCGTATTAGATTAAATCAAGTAACTTTAACGAATGTATCACTTTATTTTCTTGCTCTATAGACCCAGTTGATGCAGCtatcaaaaagtaaattgaTCATCTCagtataataaacataaagaaaaaatttagtacGTGTACACATTGTTTCCAATTTCTTCAAATCACACCTGATgatataacaaatattatagGGTCTAtgaataataagaaaaagaCTAGTGGTGATAAACcaacttttaagttaaaattttatatagttcaCTTTAGGGACAGTCTTACAGATTGCATAAATAATAGTATCCATGATGGTGTATTCCCGTCATTTCTAAGAATGGCTGATGTTATTCCATGTTTCATGACTGATGTTATACAATGAAGATGGTATGATGTTGGTAAAATGGCTGATGTTATATCATTAAGAATGACCCAACTGATAAGTCAAATTACCGTCCAATTAGTATTGTACCAGcccattttaaagtttttgaaactattttttatgaaCAAATCTTGATATTTACTGAACCTTgatttgataaacttttgtgTGGTTTCAGAAGAGGTTATAGTACTCAGCATGcccttttttttgttacttaataAGTGGCATGATTGTATTAATGATGGAGGTGTTGTTGGATCAATATTAATAGACCTCTCAAAAGCGCACGACTATATCCCGCATGACTTACTAATTGCAAAATTAGACGGCTATGGTTTTTCGAAAGAAAGTCTTTATCTCTTGCTATCCTATATTTGTTGCCGCAAATAAAGGGTAAAAATAAGGTCTTCTGCCTCAAATTGGGTGGATATATCATCTGGAGTGCCTCAAGGGTCAATGCTTGGACCTATTTTGttcaatatctttataaatgatttatttttacttatttaagaTACGGAACTTTGTAATTTTACTGATGATAACATATTTATGCTTGTGGTTATGGATTTAAGGAGGTTATTTTTCGTTTGCAAAAAGAAGCAACCAATACCATCAATTAGTTTCAGTTAAACTCGATGGTTTCTAATCCAGATAAGTtccaattttatttagttagcttaaaaaacacaaaaaatatatcgCTAAAAATAGGTAATAAAGGGTTTTTGCCTCCGATAAGGTAAAACTACTTGGTATAACAATTGATAAAGATCTTAAGTTTGAGGAACACATTAAACAGTTATGCAGTAAAGCTAATGGTAAATGTTTTGCTCTATcacgcataaaaaattttttatcccGTGATAAATCTATTTTGCTgtttaatgcttttattttgtctaacttTTCTTATTGTACTCTAATTTGgatgttttgttcaaaaaagatgacaaacaaataaatagaattcataaaaatgctCTAAGTATAGTCTATAGAAGATTTGATTTGTCTCTGCATGAATTATTAGAATCCATCTAAGAAATTTGAGATTTCTTATGATGGaaacttttaaatctattaattgtttaattgtctaaattcaatatttatgaaaaatcttttttactataaaaaatcttatgcATTAACTCCGTTGTAGCAAAAAAACTCATTCTACCTGCTAAAGGCTCCATATATAATGATTCATGCTGTACGTTATATAGAGCCACCTCGCTCTGGAACACACTAAGTAGTGAGACCATGTCCGAAAAAAGTCTTGaggtgtttaaaaaacatatcaaaaattGGTATCGTAATAATTGCGTTTGCAAAGCTTGtcgtttttaacattttgttttattttatactggcTTATATCTTTAGCTAAGATtgtattactataaatatattttttttaaattgaaaaaattgtaaattttcatgacatttttttttttttttatgaaataattgtaattttttttataacatttatatgtgCGTGTGTACTGTCTATAAAGTTAAATGTGTTGATTCAAATTAGTTTTAGTGTTAACTAAAACTATCTcgtaaaaacttgaaataaagtttttagttaattaagcttattataattaaatattttgtgaaattaATATCTACgcctaatataaattaatatctaCGCTTATAACTGTCATTTGCCTTTCCTGAAACTTTATACAAATGACACAATCTATACGATTCGTTTGTTTTTGAGGACAAATTGTAAACATTTCGATATAAAGTTGTAAGATTTTCCAAACCGCGATTTTAGAAAGTAACaaatttgatgttatttataagTTAGAATAAGTCATAACCTTTACAATTTcgctgaaaatataaaaaattgagcTCGTCTTACTTGGAAAAACCACTTTACTTAACCACTTTACTTAACCACTTGTTAATTAATAATGGTGATGTCGGGGCAGTTTTGAACATTATAAATGGGACACTTctgatttgttttttagattttctgcacttataaaattttattactacgGCTTATTTcctgatttaaaattaaaaatggttcgaaggtataagaaaaaaagtgaaacaaaaattaaagaggAAGATATTATCAATGCTGTTCTCCATGTTGTAAATGGGTTTATGAAGCAGAACCAAGCTgctaatactaatataaaacgTAATACTTTACATTACCGAATAAAGAAATGTAAACAAGATTGATTATCCAAGACCAAGCTATGGTTCTCAACTAAGTTAGGTACGTAGAATTCCGCGTTTTACGGTTTACTATTTGTGCAAAAATTCTGCGCCaagctttttaaagtttgttttttgccattgatgaaaaaacatactttttgtttcaatttatagaattatatacaaacatagaTGTTTTTCAGAAACTAaagtaattaaactttattaatctGTATCTTTAGATTACAATGAAGATTATTTTGagtgaatttattaataacaaaattttttttgtacttcttGCATTCAGTAAATGTTTAAGATATGCTCACTTTATTTTATAACCTTTCACTAAGTTTAGTTAACACTTTCTTTGCATCTGCAAAATTTCATCGATTTATTTTACCCTATTTTGTGGCGCACTTTAGGTacctaaatttcattttattttcgtGTTAATATTGGGAGAAGGAAGGGGGGAGTGATAAGAACTTAATTTGCATATAacatatgatatataaatatgataatatgATCAAATTTAGAATAGAAAAATGAGCCAGGAAAAagtggtgaaaaaaaaaaggaattggtaatttagtttattttttcacaaacttttttagtttatattttagtttttattaagtGATCTTTTATTAAGTGTCCTGATTAGATCTAATAATTAGATCGTCTACTAAGCAGATTAGACAAGAAAGGATTAAAGGGGACATACAGggataaaatttcaaaaagtaaagagtgatagtattttttttcttgtttagaTGAACAAATTAATGAAATGATGAGTTAGTATTCTTATCAGAAATCTAGTCAAGACAGtaaaggccaagaccaagactAAGACCAAGACATTTGGGCTCAAGTCCAGGAACAAGACCAAGACTGAATGCTTCAAGATCAAGACCGAGACATCAAAAATTCAACCCAAGACCAAGACTGAAAGCTTTTACAAGACCGGGAtgcatattttgaaaccctatacAGGCTCAGAATAGGCAGAAAAATGAGCAATCTGATTTGCTGATTTTGAAAGAGAGGCAAGTgcgattttgttaaaaaatataaataaaatcaatataaacagatttttgaaataattttcaaagtaaTGATATACTAAGTTTATCAATACAAGTCATGTGTTACTATCAACACAggaaattcattttattttagtacTCTTCAGAGTATTTAAAATGTATCAAAATCTATTTGTACAAGAGAATTTTCACTcgtaaaaatttcaataaagctTATCTTGGTGATGAAGATTTGATCTATTGTTAATTTTaagaaacgaaaaaaaaaatgtgttgaagtaaatttgaaaaaatctacAAATGTGTTTCTCTTAAAATATGCTCTTGGCCTTAAAGCATTCTCAAATACATAGTTCATATAAGTATGTTGTACGAGACTAATAGTGAAGCACTTTTGCATACAAAGTTTATATGCAGTTTTACGTGAATACTGGTgaagaactttatttataaactgatttacatgtttattataaagAGTTGAAagttagagtttttaaaaaaagaaaatttgtactAACTGCAAAACTAGCTTACATGTTCCATGTCAATATATGAGCTCTGAggagattttgttttcatgCTTTGCTCCAATACTCTAGACTTTAAAGACCAAGACTAAGACCATGACTTTAGGCTTCAAGACCAATAGTAAGACCAAGACAATTAAATACGAGTCTCGAGGCGTCTCAAGACCAAAACTTTGGTCCCGAGAACTACATCTCTGATTCTtatgtttagttatttttaaaagtatttgagcaactagttattttaaaaaatacttgtttaattataatatagtatagtCACATTTATGTGAATgtgaatacattttcattatctaatatttcttatttggttttctacttatttatcaGTAGAAAGCTAAAAAGGAATTATTAGATGAAGAAAATACTATAGAAATCTAAGGGTGTTtggatatattatataatgattcattcatttttcttaaaaatttttcttcaattttcataaaaattcttattcagttttcataaaaattcttattcaattttcataaaaattcttattcaattttcataaaaattcttattcagttttcataaaaattcttattcaattttcataaaaattcttattcaattttcataaaaattcttattcaattttcataaaaattcttattcaataagagtataaatttgatataactttttaataatataaataatagttaattcTAATAGAAATTTCTTAGTTTGTTACCGTAAGATTGGGTGGCTTTGGCCCTACGGGATGACTTTAGCCcaagcaaaatttttgtttaaaaatggtttaaaatcgaTACCTCAAGGTAAGCCGGTTAATGTTTAGTAGCAAATTGTgggaaaattattatttatttagtctaACTTAGTTTACTTAACTCGAGTCTTTGTGGTATTATTGTAAGTTGCACTTTAGAAGAAGCACCTAAAATCCGAATTTTTTTAGGTGTGTAAACTTTTACATCGATAGCAGTACCTGGAGAAggttttttattggaatatacactgaattaattttaaaccattagtgtttgattctatcttgttttgaaagcttaacagtttattacttttttgcaatagagattaaaaaaaaataggttgtcTTTGGCCCACTACATAGGGTGACATTGGTCCGAGCTAATGTCATCCCATGTATTAGAGTAAACCTTTTTTAGTGAtcatttatagatattatggtagttactatgttggaatgaaaaattttgtagtagTGATGCAATAGAAAATCAGTATAACAGTTTGTATTAGTAAATAGcaaaatttgtttagttcttAGTTTAAATATGCCACAAAATTACAAGCCAAATCgtggaaaaagaaaatatgttacTTATACTTTAGAACAGTTAGACAatgcattaaaagatttaaagaatggTTTAATTACTCAACGACAAGCAGCTTTGAAATACGATATACCaagatcaacattaaaaaataaaataaaacagacatATCCTAAAAAGTATGGTGgtcaacaaatatttacatcaaaagaaGAAGACATGTTTAAGgcatatgcaataaaatcatcTGAGTTTGGTTTTCCtgttgataaatatgatttaagatGCATAGTAAAAGggtatttagagaaaaaaggcGTTGTTATACctcagttcaaaaataattttccaggtGGCGATTGGAttcgatcttttttaaaaagaaatccagAACTCACAGTAAGATTTGCAAGCAACGTAAAGCGAAAGAGAGCAGAAATAGGAATGACTGTGATTGATaactactttataaatctatcaaatgaaataagtaatatatcacCTGATAATATATGGAATTATGATGAAACCAATAAGTGATGatccaggtaaaaaaaaaatattaacaaagtgTGGATGTAAGTATCCTGAACGCATAATTAATTCTACAAAGACCTTGTTCTCTGTAATGTTTTGTGGCAATGCTAATGATGAATTGCTACCACCTTATGTTGTTTACAAAGCTGAGTCGTTATGGAATACATGGATGGAACATGGGCCATCAAAAGTACGTTATAACAGATCAAAAAGTGGTTGGTTTGACTCAACATGTTTTGAGGACTGGTTTTTCTCTTTACTTCTTCCAAGACTTAAGAAGGCTCAAGGAAGAACTGTCATTATAGGTGATAACGTATCTTCACATTTGAGCATTGCAGTACTGGATGCATGTCAAAGCAATAACATAGGATTTGTGGCATTACCAGCAAACTCTACACATCTCACGCAGCCATTAGATGTTGCTTACTTTAGACCTATGAAGATTAACTGGCGCAAAATATTATGTGAATGGAAAGAGAAAGGAAAAGGAAGGAGAGTTGCTTCTCTTCCTAAAGATGAATTTCCTAGACTTTTAGACCGTTTAATTACCAACTTAAATGAACATGGGAATGATAACCTTAGAGCTGGTTTTCGCAAAACTGGAATTTTTCCATTAGACAAGTCTCAAGTGCTTTCACGACTACCATGTTGTAATGTAGGTTTAGACTCAACTACTGATTTAGTAAGCCAATCATTTTTAGATCATTTATGTAAGTCACTGGATGATCCCTCAGATGGTTCTAAAAAACCAAAGCGACGTAAAGTATGTGCTGTCCCTGGTAAAAGCTTATGTTCAACAGATATATCATCTtgtgttataaatgaaaataatagattaaattcaaataatgtagatacacctatcagtattataaatacaattgagaCCAATAACATTGACTTTGCTGGCCCAAGTACAAATACTGTAGCTACTGAGACTTCTAATCTAATTTTTGCGGATGTAAGTTTAGTCGTAGAAAGTCATACAGAATCTTTAGATCATTCAGCATTAagcaaaaagaactttcaaaatattgataaaacaaaaaatatttgtaaaaaggagAAATTGTTAAATCTTGTAGAGAATTGTTATGTAATTGTTAAATGCAATGGAGAGTTAAATCCTGGAtaggtttgtttatttattttgaattatttatatttagctaatcaattagtaaactttataactaattattttaataactaatattatttaatgtaataactattgaataattttaaagtagctttcgaaatttttttttctgcagttgaaaaaattaagaaaaaatcgAGCAGAAATTACTATTATGACTTAACTGGAACTGGCCACTACCAGCAGTGCTACTTCTTTTTCCCCGGTCTGAAATAGTCGATTTTATTGAGGAACCAAAGAAAATTTCGAAAAGAGGAATTTATTCCGTTCCAgaactttttcactaaattttttaaaacatttatttagtcatttttgtttactttatacctaaactgttttgtttacttggtacctatacttgtttagtttgtacctatattttattttctatatacaagaactttgttactaaatttttgtcactttatttttgtaaatttattttctttgcttaaatattgttatttttattgttgttttgcttcCTTTAGTCCCTTTTTACAGGGTTGGGCCAAAGTCACCCTAACACACAGGGCGACTTTGGCCCACCATTCAAACCACCCAAAAGATACTTcaggtaaataattttcaaatgggAAACAGATAGTTCTAACTGTCCTTTCTATGTACTTCGAATAGTACTTAGTGTTTGAGGAAATAACTTTTGTGGCTTTCATTCAATAGACATTAAGGTGCAAAATGGGCCAAAGCCACCCAATCTTACGgtatttattgttgtttgttttatttatataattagtattacatttttatatagatcAATTAGAGATTGAGCTCggaaagtttaatattaattattccATTTATTCGATAAAAGTTCAGCGTAGTGTTGTTGTGTTGTTCAGCATAGTGTTGTTGTATTGTTCAGCGTAATGTTGTTCAGCGTTCAGTGTTGCCAATATTATTGACAATAATAAcattcttttttcaataaaaataaaaattattagttatttgcatggtaaatgtttcattttatagcattttactttttcaaatgaatttaattttttttttttacacagtaaaaataaacttttataattttaattaattaacataattacatattaacaataaatattaacataataagtttaattatatttttcaccTTTTGAAACTTGTATAATTTTTGAagataataacatcaataacaaTTTGTAGGTATAAATGTCAACATTTATACCTACAAGTAAGTAAAAGttgcaaacaaattttaaaatgccaTTTTCTtgtattcttttcttttctttgtaaTGTTTAGTGACCCCAACATCAAGTAACGGTAAGAatgtaaattcaaatttttttgatttaaagaataatttaataaatttagaaaatcataaagttataattttttaatataacttttagtTACATTTACTTTTACCCCCACTCGTAAGTTTGTAAATTATAGCATTTCGATTgtcaattaattaaaagaaaatggagtaattgaattttaaattttttgtatgtattctTTATTTGCATCTATTTCTACCATTACCATTAAGTTTGTATATTATAGTATTTTGGTACAGTAAGTGGGGTGACCTGCATAAAAGGTACCGCAAGTGGTGtgactttcaaaaaaagtacaCCAAGTGGTGGGACTCGCAAAAAAGATACTGCAAGTGGTGTGTCTTGTAAAAAAGGTACCgcaagtggtgtgacttgcaaAAAAGTATAGCAagcgtttttatttatttatttttaaatttattattaacaatctTTATTTCTAGGTTGGAGGGGGTTCAAACACTACTTTCACAGAAAATGGGGGCATGAACTGAAAAAAAGGATACACTTTTTTGTCTTGTAATGTGGTGCATATGCTTtcaagttacttttttttttttttttgctgaagttttgtgtttttaatgaCGGCGTTAATAATAGCGACACTAGTCTTAGAACTAGGTTTAGATAGCTAAGAAGCAAAACTACTTGTAAGGATACGTGGCGTTGATTGACTAGATGTAGGTACTGACTTCAATTCTTCAAGTTTTTCCACttaaaaattgtgttttcttttttgactaTTCCTAGTCTAGCGAGAACATGTTTAAGAGTTAGTCATAAGGACTTTATCATTGCAGAGTTGCTCTTAGTGATGCGAGATTTCGAGAATTTGAGAACTATTTACAAGA
This window harbors:
- the LOC136078162 gene encoding uncharacterized protein LOC136078162: MFCGNANDELLPPYVVYKAESLWNTWMEHGPSKVRYNRSKSGWFDSTCFEDWFFSLLLPRLKKAQGRTVIIGDNVSSHLSIAVLDACQSNNIGFVALPANSTHLTQPLDVAYFRPMKINWRKILCEWKEKGKGRRVASLPKDEFPRLLDRLITNLNEHGNDNLRAGFRKTGIFPLDKSQVLSRLPCCNVGLDSTTDLVSQSFLDHLCKSLDDPSDGSKKPKRRKVCAVPGKSLCSTDISSCVINENNRLNSNNVDTPISIINTIETNNIDFAGPSTNTVATETSNLIFADVSLVVESHTESLDHSALSKKNFQNIDKTKNICKKEKLLNLVENCYVIVKCNGELNPG